From the Streptomyces syringium genome, one window contains:
- a CDS encoding gamma-glutamylcyclotransferase, whose translation MSLYAAYAGNLDARLMSRRAPHSPLRGTGWLADWRLTFGGEQMGWEGALATVVEAPRSQVFVALYDIAPMDEDSMDRWEGVGLDIYRRMRVRVHTLDGEEPAWIYVLNGYEGGLPSARYLGEIADAAESAGAPHDYVMELRKRPC comes from the coding sequence ATGTCGCTCTACGCCGCGTACGCCGGCAACCTCGACGCGCGGCTGATGTCCCGCCGCGCACCGCACTCGCCGCTGCGCGGCACGGGCTGGCTCGCCGACTGGCGGCTGACCTTCGGCGGTGAGCAGATGGGCTGGGAAGGGGCGCTCGCGACGGTCGTCGAAGCACCGCGCTCCCAGGTCTTCGTCGCCCTCTACGACATCGCCCCGATGGACGAGGACTCGATGGACCGTTGGGAGGGTGTCGGCCTCGACATCTACCGGCGGATGCGGGTCCGGGTCCACACCCTGGACGGCGAGGAACCGGCGTGGATCTACGTCCTGAACGGTTACGAGGGGGGCCTGCCCTCCGCGCGCTATCTCGGCGAGATCGCCGACGCCGCGGAGTCGGCGGGCGCCCCTCACGACTATGTGATGGAACTACGCAAACGACCCTGCTGA
- a CDS encoding NAD(P)H-quinone dehydrogenase, producing the protein MEYVTRIVIIGGGPGGYEAALVAAQLGAEVTVVDCDGLGGASVLTDCVPSKTLIATAEVMTTFDSSYEELGIIVADDTPHLEQAARVVGVDLGKVNRRVKRLALAQSHDITASVTRAGGRVMRGRGRLEPNQAPDGSRKVVVRAADGSEETLVADAVLIATGAHPREIPDALPDGERILNWTQVYDLEELPEELIVVGSGVTGAEFAGAYQALGSKVTLVSSRDRVLPGEDPDAAAVLEDVFRRRGMNVMSRSRAQSAKRVGDRVEVTLADGRVITGTHCLMAVGSIPNTAGIGLEESGVRLKDSGHVWTDKVSRTSAPGVYAAGDCTGVFALASVAAMQGRIAMYHFLGDAVAPLNLKAVSANVFTDPEIATVGYTQADVDAGRIDARVVKLPLLRNPRAKMQGIRDGFVKMFCRPGTGIVVGGVVVSPRASELIHPISIAVDNNLTVEQIANAFTVYPSLSGSIAEVARQLHTRKAQREG; encoded by the coding sequence ATGGAATACGTGACTCGGATCGTGATCATCGGTGGCGGACCCGGCGGCTATGAGGCGGCGCTCGTCGCCGCGCAGCTCGGCGCGGAGGTGACCGTCGTCGACTGCGACGGTCTGGGCGGGGCGTCGGTGCTCACCGACTGCGTGCCCTCGAAGACTCTTATCGCGACGGCTGAGGTGATGACGACCTTCGACTCCTCGTACGAGGAGCTGGGGATCATCGTCGCCGACGACACGCCGCATCTGGAGCAGGCGGCGCGCGTGGTGGGCGTGGACCTGGGCAAGGTGAACCGGCGTGTGAAGCGTCTGGCGCTGGCCCAGTCGCACGACATCACCGCCTCGGTGACGCGGGCCGGGGGCCGGGTCATGCGCGGCCGCGGCCGCCTGGAGCCGAACCAGGCCCCGGACGGTTCGCGCAAGGTCGTCGTACGGGCCGCGGACGGCTCGGAGGAGACGCTCGTCGCGGACGCGGTGCTGATCGCCACGGGCGCGCACCCCCGGGAGATCCCGGACGCGCTGCCGGACGGCGAGCGGATCCTGAACTGGACCCAGGTGTACGACCTGGAGGAGCTCCCCGAAGAGCTGATCGTGGTCGGCTCCGGCGTCACCGGTGCCGAGTTCGCCGGCGCGTACCAGGCGCTCGGCTCGAAGGTCACCCTGGTGTCCTCGCGCGACCGGGTGCTGCCGGGTGAGGACCCGGACGCGGCCGCCGTGCTGGAGGACGTCTTCCGCCGCCGCGGCATGAACGTGATGTCGCGCTCCCGGGCCCAGTCCGCCAAACGGGTGGGCGACCGGGTCGAGGTGACGCTGGCGGACGGCCGGGTCATCACCGGTACGCACTGCCTGATGGCGGTCGGCTCGATTCCCAATACGGCGGGCATCGGGCTGGAGGAGTCCGGCGTCCGGCTCAAGGACTCGGGGCACGTCTGGACCGACAAGGTCTCCCGTACGAGCGCGCCCGGCGTCTACGCGGCCGGCGACTGCACGGGGGTCTTCGCACTGGCGTCGGTCGCCGCCATGCAGGGCCGGATCGCCATGTACCACTTCCTGGGCGACGCGGTCGCGCCGCTGAATCTCAAGGCTGTATCCGCGAACGTATTTACGGATCCGGAGATTGCCACGGTCGGCTATACGCAGGCCGATGTCGACGCCGGCCGCATTGACGCCCGCGTGGTGAAGCTGCCGCTGCTGCGCAATCCGCGGGCGAAGATGCAGGGCATCCGGGACGGTTTCGTCAAGATGTTCTGCCGCCCCGGCACGGGCATCGTGGTCGGCGGCGTCGTGGTCTCGCCCCGGGCCAGCGAGCTGATTCACCCCATTTCGATCGCGGTCGACAACAACCTGACCGTGGAGCAGATCGCGAACGCGTTCACGGTGTACCCGTCGCTGTCCGGTTCGATCGCCGAGGTGGCCCGTCAGCTGCACACCCGCAAGGCGCAGCGGGAGGGCTAG
- a CDS encoding DeoR/GlpR family DNA-binding transcription regulator, translated as MRVGVTVGFVFAAERRQLILEMVRANGAVSLRELARVVQTSEVTVRRDVRALEAEGLLDRRHGGAVLPGGFTRESGFPQKSHLATAEKTAIADLAASFVDEGEAVVVGAGTTTQELARRLARVPGLTVVTNSLLVAQALAHANRVEVVMTGGTLRGSNYALVGSGAEQSLQGLRVTRAFLSGSGLTAERGLSTSNMLSASVDRALVQAAAEVVVLADHTKLGTDTMFQTVPTDVITRLVTDEPPGHDDRAATELQALADQGVHISVAGPGAGSGSGPGGVAGGEAQGSRRREVRDVPPLPGQRRSMPLGPGQDPGRGQGGPPGAPQLRSASGMGDQPTARVADLAPRRR; from the coding sequence ATGCGCGTTGGCGTTACTGTCGGTTTCGTGTTCGCTGCAGAACGTCGTCAATTGATCCTCGAAATGGTGCGCGCCAACGGAGCGGTTTCGCTCCGGGAGCTCGCCCGCGTCGTCCAGACCTCCGAAGTGACCGTGCGGCGCGACGTGCGGGCATTGGAGGCAGAAGGACTGCTCGACCGCCGGCACGGCGGTGCGGTACTGCCGGGCGGTTTCACCAGGGAGTCCGGCTTCCCGCAGAAATCCCATCTAGCGACCGCCGAGAAGACGGCCATCGCCGATCTCGCGGCGAGCTTCGTCGACGAGGGCGAGGCCGTCGTCGTCGGCGCCGGTACGACCACGCAGGAGCTGGCCCGCCGGCTCGCGCGGGTGCCGGGTCTGACCGTGGTCACCAATTCCCTGCTCGTCGCGCAGGCGCTCGCGCACGCCAACCGGGTCGAGGTCGTCATGACCGGTGGCACCCTGCGCGGGTCCAACTACGCCCTGGTGGGCAGCGGGGCCGAGCAGTCCCTGCAGGGCCTGCGGGTGACCCGGGCGTTCCTGTCGGGGAGCGGACTGACCGCCGAGCGCGGGCTCTCCACGTCCAACATGCTCTCCGCGAGCGTGGACCGGGCGCTGGTGCAGGCCGCCGCGGAGGTCGTGGTGCTCGCGGACCACACGAAGCTGGGCACCGACACGATGTTCCAGACGGTGCCCACGGACGTCATCACCAGACTCGTGACCGACGAGCCGCCCGGTCACGACGACCGGGCCGCGACGGAGCTCCAGGCGCTCGCCGACCAGGGCGTGCACATCTCGGTCGCCGGGCCCGGCGCGGGGTCGGGCTCGGGACCGGGCGGGGTGGCCGGTGGTGAGGCCCAGGGCTCCCGTCGCCGTGAGGTGCGCGACGTGCCGCCCCTGCCGGGGCAGCGCCGCAGTATGCCGCTGGGGCCCGGCCAGGACCCCGGGCGGGGCCAGGGCGGCCCGCCGGGCGCGCCCCAGCTCCGCAGCGCGTCCGGCATGGGCGACCAGCCCACGGCCCGGGTGGCGGACCTGGCACCCCGGCGGCGCTGA
- a CDS encoding TetR/AcrR family transcriptional regulator, which produces MATDTAQTSPRPMRADARRNYERLLVEARTAFTRHGTDASLEDIARRAGVGIGTLYRHFPNRTALMSAVFQGEVDSLLTRSRELLAAPEPCRALVDWLRAIVAHASTYRGLSRALMAAQSDEASALSRCSLPMREAGSTLLARAQRAGTVRSDVDIVDLMQLTNAISLAVEQSPDDPELADRLLMLTLTGLKASSDPGRD; this is translated from the coding sequence ATGGCGACCGATACGGCGCAGACGTCACCACGACCCATGCGCGCGGACGCGCGGCGCAACTACGAGCGGCTGCTCGTGGAGGCCCGCACCGCCTTCACCCGGCACGGCACGGACGCCTCCCTCGAAGACATCGCCCGGCGGGCCGGCGTCGGCATCGGGACGCTCTACCGGCACTTCCCCAACCGCACGGCCCTGATGAGCGCGGTCTTCCAGGGTGAGGTCGACTCCCTCCTCACCCGCTCGCGGGAGCTGCTGGCGGCGCCCGAGCCGTGCCGGGCGCTCGTGGACTGGCTGCGGGCCATCGTGGCGCACGCCAGCACCTACCGGGGGCTGTCGCGGGCCCTGATGGCCGCGCAGAGCGATGAGGCGTCCGCCCTGTCGCGGTGCAGCCTGCCGATGCGGGAGGCGGGCAGCACGCTGCTCGCCCGCGCTCAGCGGGCCGGGACGGTCCGGTCGGATGTGGACATCGTCGATCTGATGCAGCTGACGAACGCCATTTCCCTGGCGGTCGAACAGTCTCCGGACGATCCGGAGTTGGCCGACCGCCTGCTGATGTTGACGCTCACCGGTCTCAAGGCGTCCTCGGACCCCGGGCGGGACTGA
- a CDS encoding acetyl/propionyl/methylcrotonyl-CoA carboxylase subunit alpha, translated as MRKVLIANRGEIAVRVARACRDAGIASVAVYADPDRDALHVRAADEAYALGGDTPATSYLDVAKVLAAAAESGADAIHPGYGFLSENAEFAQAVLDAGLTWIGPPPQAIRDLGDKVAARHIAQRAGAPLVAGTADPVSGADEVVAFAEEHGMPIAIKAAFGGGGRGLKVARTLEEVPELYDSAVREAVAAFGRGECFVERYLDRPRHVETQCLADKHGNVVVVSTRDCSLQRRHQKLVEEAPAPFLTPEQNAELYRASKAILREARYEGAGTCEFLVGQDGTISFLEVNTRLQVEHPVTEEVTGIDLVREMFRIADGEELGYDDPPMRGHSFEFRINGEDPGRNFLPAPGTVTRFDPPSGPGVRLDAGVESGAVIGPAWDSLLAKLIVTGATREQALQRAARALGEFTVEGMATAIPFHQAVVTDPAFTADPFTVHTRWIETEFENTIPAFTGAAADEDEEAPGRETVVVEVGGKRLEVSLPSSLGMTIARTAAAGGAKPKRRAAKKAGSAASGDALASPMQGTIVKVAVEEGQEVAAGDLIVVLEAMKMEQPLNAHRAGTVKGITAEVGASVSSGAVICEIKD; from the coding sequence GTGCGCAAGGTGCTCATCGCCAACCGTGGCGAAATCGCTGTCCGCGTTGCTCGTGCGTGCCGGGATGCCGGGATCGCGAGCGTGGCGGTCTATGCCGACCCGGACCGTGACGCGTTGCATGTCCGCGCGGCCGACGAGGCCTACGCGCTGGGCGGTGACACCCCGGCGACGAGCTACCTCGACGTGGCCAAGGTGCTTGCCGCGGCAGCCGAATCGGGCGCGGACGCCATCCACCCCGGATACGGATTTCTGTCCGAGAACGCCGAATTCGCGCAGGCCGTCCTCGACGCCGGCCTGACCTGGATCGGCCCGCCCCCGCAGGCCATCCGCGACCTCGGTGACAAGGTGGCGGCCCGTCATATCGCGCAGCGGGCGGGTGCCCCGCTCGTCGCCGGCACCGCCGACCCGGTCTCCGGGGCGGACGAGGTCGTCGCGTTCGCCGAGGAACACGGCATGCCGATCGCCATCAAGGCCGCCTTCGGTGGTGGCGGTCGCGGTCTGAAGGTCGCCCGCACCCTCGAAGAGGTACCGGAGTTGTACGACTCCGCCGTCCGCGAGGCCGTCGCCGCCTTCGGTCGCGGCGAGTGCTTCGTGGAGCGCTACCTGGACCGGCCGCGCCACGTCGAGACGCAGTGCCTGGCCGACAAGCACGGCAACGTCGTGGTGGTCTCCACCCGCGACTGCTCGCTCCAGCGCCGCCACCAGAAGCTCGTGGAAGAGGCCCCGGCCCCCTTCCTCACCCCGGAGCAGAACGCGGAGCTCTACCGCGCCTCCAAGGCCATCCTGCGCGAGGCCCGCTACGAGGGCGCGGGCACGTGCGAGTTCCTCGTGGGCCAGGACGGCACGATCTCCTTCCTGGAGGTCAACACCCGCCTCCAGGTCGAGCACCCGGTCACCGAAGAGGTCACCGGCATCGACCTGGTCCGCGAGATGTTCCGCATCGCCGACGGCGAGGAGCTCGGCTACGACGACCCGCCGATGCGCGGTCACTCGTTCGAGTTCCGCATCAACGGCGAGGACCCGGGCCGGAACTTCCTTCCCGCCCCCGGCACGGTGACCCGCTTCGACCCGCCCTCGGGTCCGGGCGTGCGCCTGGACGCCGGCGTCGAGAGCGGCGCGGTCATCGGCCCGGCGTGGGACTCCCTCCTCGCCAAGCTCATCGTCACGGGCGCCACGCGTGAGCAGGCGCTCCAGCGCGCGGCACGGGCCCTGGGCGAGTTCACCGTCGAGGGCATGGCCACGGCGATCCCCTTCCACCAGGCGGTCGTCACCGACCCGGCGTTCACCGCGGACCCGTTCACGGTCCACACCCGCTGGATCGAGACCGAGTTCGAGAACACCATCCCCGCCTTCACCGGCGCGGCGGCGGACGAGGACGAGGAGGCCCCGGGCCGCGAGACCGTGGTCGTCGAGGTCGGCGGCAAGCGCCTGGAGGTCTCGCTGCCCTCCTCGCTCGGCATGACCATCGCCCGCACCGCCGCCGCGGGCGGCGCGAAGCCGAAGCGCCGCGCGGCCAAGAAGGCCGGCTCGGCGGCCTCCGGTGACGCGCTCGCGTCGCCGATGCAGGGCACCATCGTGAAGGTCGCGGTCGAAGAGGGCCAGGAAGTGGCCGCGGGCGATCTGATCGTGGTCCTGGAGGCCATGAAGATGGAGCAGCCGCTGAACGCGCACCGCGCGGGCACGGTCAAGGGCATCACCGCGGAGGTCGGCGCCTCGGTCTCCTCCGGTGCGGTCATCTGCGAGATCAAGGACTGA
- a CDS encoding IclR family transcriptional regulator, producing MPQSVDRALDVLDAVAASDGPVPAKVLARQLGCGLSTVYDLLGTLTARGHLVRGSGGYTLGYRVPSLHSAFQRQMRMDERVHELLARVRRAAGADTYFSTYRDGDIAVLAGAAASHPATGGFSVGRDTDGHATAHGKVLLAALPRAARLRYLSDSGMRAITPRTITSPERLDLELRQVRRSGVAVEVEECAPGVACIAVPVPGAGGGPAQAVSAALPLADFHRRRHQVTEVMRHVAAEAGKLADSGTLLVGKPTVERPGTA from the coding sequence ATGCCGCAGTCCGTCGACCGCGCTCTGGACGTGCTGGACGCCGTCGCCGCGTCCGACGGGCCGGTGCCCGCCAAGGTGCTCGCCCGGCAGCTGGGCTGCGGTCTATCGACGGTCTACGACCTGCTCGGCACCCTCACCGCGCGCGGCCATCTGGTCCGCGGCTCCGGCGGCTACACCCTCGGCTATCGCGTCCCCTCCCTGCACAGCGCCTTCCAGCGGCAGATGCGGATGGACGAGCGGGTGCACGAGCTGCTCGCCCGGGTGCGGCGGGCGGCCGGGGCGGACACGTACTTCAGCACCTACCGCGACGGCGACATCGCCGTCCTCGCCGGAGCGGCCGCCTCCCACCCGGCCACCGGGGGCTTCTCCGTCGGCCGCGACACCGACGGACACGCCACCGCCCACGGCAAGGTCCTGCTCGCCGCCCTCCCCCGGGCCGCCCGGCTGCGCTATCTCTCGGACTCCGGGATGCGGGCCATCACCCCCCGCACGATCACCTCGCCGGAACGGCTGGATCTGGAGCTCCGACAGGTGCGCCGGAGTGGCGTCGCAGTGGAGGTGGAGGAATGCGCACCCGGCGTGGCCTGCATCGCGGTGCCCGTGCCGGGCGCGGGCGGCGGCCCGGCGCAGGCTGTCTCGGCGGCGCTGCCACTGGCTGATTTCCATCGGCGCAGACACCAGGTGACCGAGGTGATGCGCCATGTCGCGGCAGAAGCCGGAAAGTTGGCCGACTCGGGGACGCTACTGGTGGGTAAACCGACCGTCGAGAGGCCCGGAACCGCCTGA
- a CDS encoding Maf family protein: protein MNDSPERRRLVLASQSPARLGLLRQAGLAPEVIVSGVDEDAITAATPAELARVLAEAKAAAVAARAEAAGALVIGCDSVLELDGEALGKPRDAEDATARWKSMRGRSGVLRTGHCVIDTATGRQVSATASTTVRFGEPSDAEIAAYVASGEPLHVAGAFTLDGRSAPFLEGIDGDHGNVIGLSLPLLRKQLAELGVVITDLWA, encoded by the coding sequence ATGAACGACAGCCCCGAGCGCCGCCGCCTCGTCCTCGCCTCCCAGTCCCCCGCCCGACTCGGCCTGCTGCGCCAGGCCGGGCTCGCGCCCGAGGTGATCGTCAGCGGTGTGGACGAGGACGCGATCACCGCGGCGACCCCCGCCGAGCTGGCGCGGGTGCTCGCCGAGGCGAAGGCCGCGGCCGTGGCCGCGCGGGCGGAGGCGGCCGGGGCGCTCGTCATCGGCTGCGACTCGGTGCTGGAGCTGGACGGCGAGGCCCTCGGCAAGCCCCGCGACGCCGAGGACGCCACCGCCCGCTGGAAGTCGATGCGTGGCCGGTCCGGAGTACTCCGGACCGGCCACTGCGTCATCGACACGGCCACCGGCCGCCAGGTCTCCGCCACCGCCTCGACGACGGTCCGCTTCGGCGAGCCGAGCGATGCCGAGATCGCCGCGTACGTGGCCTCCGGCGAGCCCCTTCACGTGGCGGGCGCGTTCACCCTCGACGGCCGGTCCGCGCCCTTCCTCGAGGGCATCGACGGCGACCACGGCAATGTCATCGGCCTGTCGCTCCCCCTGCTCCGCAAGCAGCTCGCCGAGCTGGGCGTCGTGATCACCGACCTGTGGGCGTGA
- a CDS encoding SulP family inorganic anion transporter, with the protein MHSRFRPADLRRDFTASLVVFLVAVPLCVGVAVASGVPAELGLVTGIVGGLVVGLLPGSSLQVSGPAAGLTVLVYEAVQTHGLGTLGVIVLASGAIQLVLGFLGFGRWFRAISVAVVQGMLAGIGLVLILGQSYAMAGLKAPSSGLDKIAGIPGLVGDIAADRNALSAFALGAGTIAVLVLWKKLPARISGIVPAPLVAVALATAATALFSLKVAKVEVKGLLEAIQPPGVDAFSDLGNVALLGTVLAFTLIASAESLFSAAAVDRMHDGPRTDYDKELMAQGAGNAVCGLLGALPMTAVIVRSAANVQAGARTKASRVLHGVWLLLFAALLPAALGVIPIAALAGVLVHAGCKLVPVRELVPLWREHRGEAVVLAVTAIAIVTTNMFEGVLIGLLLAVAKTAWTISHIQMNVKDDDETGPIHVRLTGNATFLRLPHMLDTLEALPKDRPIELDLSGLRHLDHACLTALTNWADRHNEEGTDPVRMSGKVASAVG; encoded by the coding sequence ATGCATTCCAGATTCCGTCCCGCAGACCTGCGGCGGGACTTCACCGCTTCACTCGTCGTCTTCCTCGTGGCCGTCCCGCTGTGCGTCGGGGTCGCCGTCGCCTCCGGGGTGCCCGCCGAACTCGGCTTGGTCACCGGCATCGTCGGCGGTCTCGTCGTCGGCCTGCTGCCCGGTAGCTCCCTCCAGGTCAGCGGCCCTGCCGCCGGACTGACCGTGCTCGTCTACGAGGCCGTCCAGACCCATGGCCTGGGCACCCTCGGAGTGATCGTCCTGGCCTCCGGTGCCATCCAACTCGTCCTCGGCTTCCTGGGGTTCGGGCGCTGGTTCCGTGCCATCTCCGTCGCCGTCGTCCAGGGAATGCTGGCCGGCATCGGGCTCGTCCTGATCCTCGGCCAGTCCTACGCGATGGCCGGCCTCAAGGCTCCCAGCAGCGGACTGGACAAGATCGCCGGGATCCCCGGGCTCGTCGGCGACATCGCCGCCGACCGGAATGCCCTGTCCGCGTTCGCCCTGGGCGCCGGGACCATCGCCGTCCTGGTGCTCTGGAAGAAGCTGCCCGCGCGGATCTCGGGCATCGTGCCCGCCCCGCTGGTGGCGGTGGCACTCGCCACGGCCGCCACGGCGCTGTTCTCCCTGAAGGTCGCCAAGGTCGAGGTGAAGGGACTGCTGGAAGCCATCCAGCCGCCCGGCGTCGACGCCTTCTCCGACCTGGGCAATGTGGCCCTGCTCGGCACGGTCCTGGCGTTCACCCTCATCGCCTCCGCCGAAAGCCTGTTCAGCGCCGCGGCGGTGGACCGGATGCACGACGGACCGCGCACCGACTACGACAAGGAGCTGATGGCCCAGGGCGCGGGCAACGCCGTCTGCGGGCTGCTCGGCGCACTGCCGATGACCGCGGTCATCGTGCGCAGCGCGGCCAACGTCCAGGCGGGCGCCCGTACCAAGGCCTCGCGCGTCCTGCACGGCGTGTGGCTGCTGCTGTTCGCGGCACTGCTCCCGGCGGCGCTCGGTGTGATCCCCATCGCGGCCCTCGCGGGTGTGCTGGTGCACGCGGGCTGCAAGCTCGTCCCGGTCCGTGAGCTGGTTCCGCTGTGGCGGGAGCACCGCGGCGAGGCCGTGGTGCTGGCGGTCACCGCCATCGCCATCGTCACGACGAACATGTTCGAGGGCGTCCTGATCGGTCTGCTGCTCGCGGTCGCCAAGACGGCGTGGACGATCTCGCACATCCAGATGAACGTCAAGGACGACGACGAGACCGGCCCCATCCACGTCCGGCTCACCGGCAACGCCACGTTCCTGCGGCTGCCGCACATGCTCGACACCCTCGAAGCGCTGCCGAAGGACCGGCCGATCGAACTCGACCTGTCCGGGCTGCGGCACCTCGACCACGCGTGCCTGACCGCCCTCACGAACTGGGCGGACCGGCACAACGAGGAGGGCACGGACCCGGTCCGGATGAGCGGGAAGGTGGCCTCGGCCGTCGGCTGA
- a CDS encoding carbonic anhydrase, with the protein MQSLIDHARAFSTRAPQSTGELSSLELGQSPEALFITCSDSRVVPTLITGTRPGDLFELRTAGNIVPEYNSEHPSGEMATIEYAVSVLGVRDIIVCGHSHCGAVGALVRDEDLTQLPAVRGWLERGASDELKEPGTGTDGPDVAEPVQRHALAQLDRLRAYPCVTERLAKGELGLHAWYYEVHTGAVLAHQSAGDEAEFLPL; encoded by the coding sequence ATGCAGTCCCTCATCGACCACGCCCGCGCCTTTTCGACCCGCGCGCCTCAATCCACCGGGGAACTCAGCAGCCTTGAGCTGGGCCAGTCCCCCGAAGCACTGTTCATCACCTGTTCCGATTCCCGTGTCGTGCCGACACTCATCACCGGGACCCGACCCGGAGATCTGTTCGAACTTCGTACAGCGGGCAACATAGTCCCCGAATACAACAGCGAACACCCCTCCGGCGAAATGGCCACCATCGAGTACGCCGTTTCGGTCCTCGGCGTCCGCGACATCATCGTCTGCGGGCACTCCCACTGCGGCGCCGTCGGCGCGCTGGTGCGCGACGAGGACCTGACCCAGCTGCCCGCCGTCCGCGGCTGGCTGGAACGCGGGGCATCGGACGAGCTGAAGGAACCGGGCACCGGCACCGACGGCCCCGACGTGGCCGAGCCCGTGCAGCGGCACGCGCTCGCCCAGCTCGACCGGCTGCGCGCCTACCCCTGCGTGACCGAGCGGCTCGCCAAGGGCGAACTCGGGCTGCACGCCTGGTACTACGAGGTCCACACCGGGGCCGTCCTCGCCCACCAGTCCGCTGGCGACGAAGCCGAGTTCCTGCCCCTGTGA
- a CDS encoding peptidoglycan D,D-transpeptidase FtsI family protein, which yields MNRPVRHIAIFVGVLVFALLAQATWVQFARNGELSNHEKNHRVTIARFAQPRGSIIVGGQPITGSIATDGDLKYKRTFKDGAMYAPVTGFSSQGYGNTFLEGVNDKLLSGKDDRLFFQHTSDMLTGKKSRGGDVVTTIDPKAQKAAYEGLGKYKGAVVALDPRTGKILALASTPSYDPSLIAGQSAKDKAEWKKLQDDKDKPMNNRALRERFPPGSTFKILTAAAALEHGLVSDIDAKGDAPAPYQLPDSTTKIGNDIKTAPCDKASLKTGLQWSCNNVFLDLAAKLGKDKMRETAEKFGFNSEVFTPVRASESLYPKKLDRPQTALTGMGQGSLDSTPLQIAMMTAGLANDGKVMKPYMVEELRGPDLSVLEKHEPEVLNQAVSAGTAKKVQAMMENTAENGTGKKALIDGVTVGAKTGTAQHGVNNEKLPYAWFVSYAKQGDGSPVAVAVFIDPEGSGIDREEISGGGLAGPIAKKVMESVLEK from the coding sequence ATGAACAGGCCCGTACGCCACATAGCGATATTCGTCGGGGTGCTGGTGTTCGCCCTGCTCGCCCAGGCCACCTGGGTGCAGTTCGCACGCAACGGCGAGCTCTCGAACCACGAGAAGAACCACCGGGTGACCATCGCCCGGTTCGCCCAGCCGCGCGGCAGCATCATCGTCGGCGGCCAGCCCATCACCGGCTCCATCGCGACCGACGGCGACCTGAAGTACAAGCGCACGTTCAAGGACGGCGCGATGTACGCTCCCGTCACCGGCTTCTCCTCGCAGGGCTACGGCAACACGTTCCTGGAGGGTGTCAACGACAAGCTGCTCAGCGGCAAGGACGACCGGCTCTTCTTCCAGCACACCAGTGACATGCTCACGGGCAAGAAGTCCCGCGGCGGCGATGTGGTGACGACCATAGACCCCAAGGCGCAGAAGGCCGCCTACGAGGGCCTCGGCAAGTACAAGGGCGCGGTCGTCGCCCTCGACCCGCGCACCGGCAAGATCCTCGCCCTGGCCTCCACCCCGTCCTACGACCCGTCGCTCATCGCCGGGCAGTCCGCCAAGGACAAGGCCGAGTGGAAGAAGCTCCAGGACGACAAGGACAAGCCGATGAACAACCGGGCGCTGCGCGAGCGGTTCCCCCCGGGCTCGACGTTCAAGATCCTCACCGCGGCGGCGGCGCTGGAGCACGGGCTGGTCTCGGACATCGACGCCAAGGGCGACGCCCCGGCCCCGTACCAGCTGCCCGACAGCACCACGAAGATCGGCAACGACATCAAGACCGCGCCCTGCGACAAGGCCTCGCTCAAGACCGGTCTGCAGTGGTCGTGCAACAACGTCTTCCTCGACCTCGCGGCCAAGCTGGGCAAGGACAAGATGCGGGAGACGGCGGAGAAGTTCGGCTTCAACTCCGAGGTCTTCACCCCGGTGCGGGCCAGCGAGAGCCTCTACCCCAAGAAGCTCGACCGGCCGCAGACCGCGCTGACCGGCATGGGCCAGGGCAGCCTGGACAGCACGCCGCTGCAGATCGCGATGATGACCGCCGGCCTCGCCAACGACGGCAAGGTGATGAAGCCCTACATGGTCGAGGAGCTGCGCGGCCCCGATCTGTCCGTCCTGGAGAAGCACGAGCCCGAGGTCCTGAACCAGGCCGTCTCCGCCGGGACCGCCAAGAAGGTCCAGGCGATGATGGAGAACACCGCCGAGAACGGCACCGGCAAGAAGGCGCTCATCGACGGCGTCACGGTCGGCGCGAAGACCGGCACCGCGCAGCACGGCGTGAACAACGAGAAGCTGCCGTACGCCTGGTTCGTCTCCTACGCCAAGCAGGGCGACGGTTCGCCGGTCGCCGTCGCCGTGTTCATCGACCCCGAGGGCTCGGGCATCGACCGCGAGGAAATCTCCGGTGGCGGGCTCGCGGGTCCCATCGCGAAGAAGGTCATGGAGTCGGTCCTCGAGAAGTAA
- the mmpB gene encoding morphogenic membrane protein MmpB, which yields MLWSDPSDEPPEELREAQAMLRRAGVVLAVGMVILFLMLGVA from the coding sequence ATGCTCTGGTCCGACCCGTCCGACGAACCGCCCGAGGAGCTGCGCGAGGCGCAGGCCATGCTCCGGAGGGCGGGCGTCGTGCTCGCGGTGGGCATGGTGATCCTCTTCCTCATGCTCGGCGTGGCCTGA